The Tenrec ecaudatus isolate mTenEca1 chromosome 14, mTenEca1.hap1, whole genome shotgun sequence genome contains a region encoding:
- the LOC142425726 gene encoding olfactory receptor 4K5-like, with translation MEKLNSSVVAEFVLLGLSGSQELQLFFFVFFSVLYVAIVLGNLLIILTVTSEASLCSPMYFLLGNLSFVDICQDSFATPKMIADFLSEHKTISFNGCIAQIFFIHLFTGGEMVLLVSMAYDRYVAICKPLHYVVIMNRRTCTGLVMISWAVGLVHTLSQLSFTVNLPFCGPNIVDSFFCDLPRVTKLACLDSYTIQILIVANSGILSLSTFSLLISSYIMILVTVSFKSSAAMAKAFSTLAAHTMVVALFFGPCIFIYVWPFTTYPVDKVLAIFYTIFTPILNPIIYTLRNRDMKAAVRKVVTQYLKPMKISEMPLIVRNPLY, from the coding sequence ATGGAAAAGCTCAACTCTTCGGTGGTGGCTGAGTTTGTGTTGCTGGGGCTCTCTGGTTCACAGGAGCTCCAGCTGTTCTTTTTTGTGTTCTTCTCTGTCTTGTACGTGGCCATTGTACTGGGCAATCTCCTCATTATCCTCACTGTCACTTCTGAGGCCAGTTTGTGCTCTCCCATGTACTTCCTCCTAGGAAATCTTTCCTTTGTTGACATCTGTCAGGATTCCTTCGCCACTCCCAAAATGATTGCAGACTTTCTGAGTGAGCACAAGACCATCTCCTTCAATGGCTGCATAGCCCAGATTTTCTTCATCCACCTTTTCACCGGAGGGGAGATGGTGCTACTTGTCTCCATGGCCTATGACAGATATGTAGCCATATGCAAACCCTTACACTACGTGGTCATCATGAACCGGCGGACATGCACTGGCCTGGTAATGATCTCCTGGGCGGTGGGCTTGGTGCACACATTAAGTCAGTTATCATTTACTGTGAACCTTCCTTTCTGTGGACCCAATATCGTAGATAGTTTCTTTTGTGACCTTCCTCGAGTAACCAAGCTTGCCTGTCTGGATTCTTACACCATTCAAATACTCattgtggccaacagtgggattCTTTCCCTCAGCACCTTTTCTCTGCTGATCAGCTCTTACATCATGATTCTTGTCACGGTCTCCTTTAAGTCTTCTGCGGCAATGGCCAAGGCCTTTTCCACGCTGGCTGCCCACACTATGGTGGTTGCATTATTCTTTGGCCCCTGCATCTTCATCTACGTGTGGCCTTTCACCACCTACCCAGTGGATAAAGTGCTCGCTATATTTTACACCATTTTCACTCCCATCCTGAACCCCATCATTTACACACTGAGGAATAGGGATATGAAGGCTGCCGTGAGGAAAGTTGTGACCCAGTACCTGAAACCGATGAAAATTTCTGAAATGCCACTCATAGTGAGGAATCCTCTGTATTAA
- the LOC142425759 gene encoding olfactory receptor 4K1-like yields MAHINESVVSEFVLLGLSDSRELQLFLFAIFSVVYVTSVLGNLMIIVIISSDSHLNSPMYFLLRNLSFIDICESTFATPKMLLDFFVEHKTISFEGCMAQIFFLHIFVGSEMMLLVAMAYDRFIAICKPLHYSTIMSRRLCIIFVSISWAVGILHSVTHVAFTVTLPFCGPNVVDSFFCDLPMVIQLACKNTYEMEILTLTNSGLISLSCFLALIISYTIILVTVQRRSSSGSSKALFTLTAHITVVVLFFGPCIYFYIWPFSRLPMDKFLSVFYIVCTPLLNPIIYTLRNEDVKSAMRKLRSRHVNSWRH; encoded by the coding sequence ATGGCtcacataaatgaatcagtggtcTCTGAATTTGTGCTGCTGGGACTCTCTGATTCTCGAGAACTTCAGCTTTTCTTATTCGCCATCTTCTCTGTAGTGTATGTGACGTCTGTACTAGGAAACCTCATGATTATTGTCATCATTTCTTCTGACTCCCATCTGAACTCGCCCATGTACTTCCTCCTCAGGAATCTTTCTTTCATTGATATCTGTGAGTCTACTTTTGCCACCCCTAAGATGCTTCTAGACTTTTTCGTGGAGCACAAGACTATTTCTTTTGAGGGTTGCATGGCCCAGAtattttttcttcacatttttgtGGGGAGTGAGATGATGCTGCTTGTGGCGATGGCCTATGACAGATTTATAGCCATATGTAAGCCCCTGCATTATAGTACAATCATGAGTAGGAGACTATGTATAATTTTTGTGTCGATATCCTGGGCTGTGGGTATTCTTCATTCTGTGACCCACGTGGCATTTACAGTGACTTTACCATTTTGTGGCCCCAATGTGGTAGACAGCTTCTTTTGTGATCTTCCAATGGTGATACAACTGGCTTGCAAGAACACTTATGAAATGGAAATTCTCACCTTAACTAACAGTGGTCTGATCTCATTGAGCTGTTTTCTGGCTCTGATCATTTCCTACACCATCATTTTGGTCACTGTCCAACGCAGGTCCTCCAGCGGGTCTTCTAAGGCACTGTTCACCCTAACTGCCCATATCACAGTGGTAGTTCTTTTCTTTGGACCTTGCATTTATTTCTACATCTGGCCTTTTAGCAGACTTCCTATGGATAAGTTCCTTTCTGTGTTCTATATTGTTTGTACACCCCTGTTGAACCCCATCATCTACACTCTGAGGAATGAAGACGTTAAGTCGGCCATGCGGAAATTAAGAAGCCGTCATGTGAACTCGTGGAGACACTAG